From a region of the Anaerolineae bacterium genome:
- a CDS encoding carbohydrate ABC transporter permease, whose protein sequence is MTTETAVTAVSYKKGLDRLKHLAGRAVMHLVLIISSILVAFPFIWMVTRSLMTAEELKRSRFTLIPSTIQWSNYLEFWHAEPLFPRYFLNSAIMAFGVLILQLIVAMLAAYAFTFVNFPGRNVLFFVAISTLMIPVVITYIPSYIILSSMPMWLRVCWSILLGIAGMVAIWLILRFLDTIFSGLAGRERPWVAVLWRVVLVVGVGAV, encoded by the coding sequence ATGACGACGGAGACCGCAGTTACCGCTGTCAGTTACAAAAAGGGGTTGGACAGGCTGAAACATCTCGCCGGCCGGGCCGTGATGCATCTGGTGCTGATCATCTCTTCGATCTTGGTGGCGTTCCCGTTCATCTGGATGGTGACGCGCTCGCTGATGACGGCGGAGGAGCTGAAGCGCTCGCGCTTCACGCTGATTCCCAGCACCATCCAGTGGAGCAATTACCTGGAGTTTTGGCATGCGGAACCGCTGTTCCCGCGCTATTTCCTGAACAGCGCCATCATGGCGTTTGGTGTGCTCATCCTTCAGCTTATTGTGGCGATGTTGGCGGCGTATGCCTTTACCTTCGTCAACTTCCCGGGGCGCAACGTGCTCTTCTTCGTGGCGATTTCGACATTGATGATCCCGGTGGTCATCACCTACATCCCCAGTTATATCATCCTGTCCAGCATGCCGATGTGGCTGAGGGTGTGCTGGTCCATCCTGCTGGGGATCGCCGGCATGGTGGCCATCTGGCTCATCCTGCGCTTCCTCGACACGATTTTCAGCGGACTGGCCGGCCGGGAGCGGCCGTGGGTTGCTGTCCTCTGGCGCGTCGTGCTGGTGGTCGGTGTCGGGGCAGTG
- a CDS encoding sugar ABC transporter permease yields the protein MAPGNGDSNPAVGVVRPSIAVRLWYWVRSQRLQEVLTGFAFVAPAFLSLGVWWWYPLFYSLYLSFMEWDFIRPVKKFVGLANYTKMFSHAEFGRVLWNTTYFSVATTVLSLFGGLVLALILYQKIRGTSFYRALIFSPWVTPTVAAALVWLWIYNRDMGILNNVLSLFGVPRIDWIGSGRGALRLWAMPSLIIFTVWKTMGYNMVYFMAGLTTIPSELYEAAEIDGAGTWDKLRHITLPLLSPMTFFLLVISLITTFNAFDQIRVMTRGGPGDATRTMVYYMYQNGFESFKVGYGSAVAVVIFIILFTLTILQFRLARKWVHYA from the coding sequence ATGGCCCCAGGGAACGGCGATTCCAATCCAGCGGTGGGCGTGGTCAGGCCGAGCATCGCTGTGCGTCTGTGGTATTGGGTTCGTTCTCAGCGCCTGCAAGAGGTGCTCACGGGTTTCGCGTTTGTCGCGCCGGCGTTCCTCTCGCTCGGTGTCTGGTGGTGGTATCCCCTGTTCTACTCCCTTTATCTCAGCTTTATGGAATGGGACTTCATCCGCCCGGTCAAGAAGTTCGTCGGGCTGGCCAATTACACGAAGATGTTCTCCCATGCCGAATTTGGCAGGGTGCTATGGAACACGACCTACTTCAGTGTGGCGACGACCGTGCTGAGCTTGTTCGGGGGGCTGGTGCTGGCGCTGATCCTGTACCAGAAAATACGCGGCACCAGTTTCTACCGCGCCCTGATCTTCTCCCCCTGGGTGACCCCGACGGTGGCCGCCGCGCTGGTCTGGCTGTGGATTTACAACCGCGACATGGGCATTCTCAACAATGTATTATCCCTGTTCGGGGTGCCGCGCATTGACTGGATCGGCAGTGGGCGGGGGGCGCTACGGCTGTGGGCGATGCCGTCCCTTATCATTTTCACCGTTTGGAAGACCATGGGGTACAACATGGTCTACTTCATGGCCGGCCTCACCACCATCCCATCCGAGTTGTATGAAGCGGCGGAGATTGACGGCGCCGGCACATGGGACAAACTGCGTCATATTACCCTGCCCCTGCTTTCTCCCATGACCTTCTTCTTGCTGGTGATTTCGCTCATCACCACCTTCAACGCCTTTGACCAAATCCGTGTCATGACGCGCGGTGGTCCGGGGGACGCCACCCGCACGATGGTCTATTACATGTATCAGAACGGGTTCGAATCCTTCAAGGTCGGCTACGGCTCGGCAGTGGCAGTGGTGATATTTATCATTCTCTTCACGCTGACCATCCTGCAGTTCCGCCTGGCACGCAAGTGGGTGCATTACGCCTGA